Proteins from a single region of Hordeum vulgare subsp. vulgare chromosome 6H, MorexV3_pseudomolecules_assembly, whole genome shotgun sequence:
- the LOC123401360 gene encoding isocitrate dehydrogenase [NAD] catalytic subunit 5, mitochondrial-like, producing MALRRLLQGTVLPRMTGRYVGASFSTEAGETIRATLFPGDGIGPEIAESVKQVFNVAGVPIEWEEHYVGTEVDPRTESFLTWESLESVRRNKVGLKGPMATPIGKGHRSLNLTLRKELGLYANVRPCNSLPGYKTRYDDVNLVTIRENTEGEYSGLEHQVVRGVVESLKIITRQASLRVAEYAFHYAKTNGRERVSAIHKANIMRKTDGLFLKCCREVAEKYPEITYEEVIIDNCCMTLVKNPGTFDVLVMPNLYGDIISDLCAGLIGGLGLTPSCNIGEGGICLAEAVHGSAPDISGKNLANPTALMLSAVMMLRHLQFNDQADRIHNAILQTIAEGKYRTADLGGKSSTSDYTKVVCDHI from the exons ATGGCGCTCCGGAGGCTGCTTCAGGGGACCGTTCTACCGCGAATGACGGGCCGGTATGTCGGGGCATCGTTTTCCACGGAGGCTGGGGAGACTATCCGCGCAACCCTGTTTCCCGGTGATGGCATCGGGCCTGAGATAGCCGAGTCGGTCAAGCAG gTATTCAATGTTGCAGGTGTACCAATAGAATGGGAAGAACATTATGTTGGTACGGAAGTTGATCCCAGAACAGAGAGCTTTTTGACATGGGAGAGCCTGGAGTCGGTGCGTAGGAACAAAGTTGGCTTGAAAGGTCCTATGGCTACACCTATTGGAAAAGGCCACCGTTCTTTGAATCTTACATTAAGGAAAGAACTTGGACTCTACGCCAATGTCAGACCTTGCAACAGCCTCCCAGGCTACAAGACTAGATATGATGATGTGAACCTTGTGACAATCCGTGAAAATACTGAAGGAGAGTATAGTGGCCTTGAGCATCAG gtTGTGAGGGGTGTTGTGGAAAGTTTAAAAATTATTACCCGCCAAGCAAGTTTAAGAGTGGCAGAGTATGCTTTCCATTATGCCAAAACCAATGGCAGGGAGAGGGTCTCTGCTATACATAAAGCTAATATCATGAGGAAAACAGACGGACTTTTCCTCAAG TGTTGCCGTGAAGTAGCTGAAAAATACCCTGAAATCACATACGAGGAAGTCATTATTGACAATTGCTGCATGACG CTCGTAAAGAATCCTGGTACAtttgatgtattagtgatgccaaATCTGTATGGTGACATTATTAGTGATCTATGTGCTGGTTTGATCGGAGGCTTGGGCTTAACTCCCAG CTGCAACATTGGTGAAGGTGGCATTTGTCTGGCAGAGGCTGTTCATGGTTCTGCACCTGATATCTCTGGCAAG AACCTTGCAAACCCAACTGCTCTTATGTTGAGTGCTGTTATGATGTTGCGTCACTTGCAATTCAACGACCAAGCAGACCGGATCCACAATGCCATCCTCCAGACAATCGCCGAGGGGAAGTACAGAACCGCTGATCTTGGTGGGAAGTCATCAACATCAGACTACACAAAAGTAGTTTGCGATCATATCTGA